The proteins below come from a single Miscanthus floridulus cultivar M001 chromosome 1, ASM1932011v1, whole genome shotgun sequence genomic window:
- the LOC136464057 gene encoding uncharacterized protein, protein MAQPPNTKRRSLLLPDWRSGLPEDLLESIGQRLASGHDVASFRSACSPWRAVVPFVTFGPLLLLPFDSDSDCVGFYCVLEKKVLSKMLPDVRGKAACGSSCEWLALMDEAVSVMLQNPFAGARAPHIELPPAGEHIAAVSSSERLSRVHGQWVLHPTNGYGDANAAGRAIKLEDTRDVFFREIVLSALPDVTGRECVAMAMLRCSTEVAFCRVGVDSAWTLLDTKPEFFVGSIVHCQDKFLAIDCTREISICSSNATGATPTATLLPSLSPPTGLCHHSYLESNGELHIVGATVSPFHETESFTYSSAI, encoded by the coding sequence ATGGCTCAACCTCCTAATaccaagagaaggtccctacttctccctgactggagatccggcctgccagaggatctcctcgagtccatcgggcagcgtctcgcATCAGGCCACGACGTGGCGTCCTTCCGATctgcttgctccccatggcgcgccgTCGTCCCGTTCGTGACCTTCGGGCCGCTCCTACTGCTCCCGTTCGACTCCGACTCGGACTGCGTTGGCTTCTACTGCGTCCtagagaagaaggtcttgtccaagatgCTGCCCGACGTGCGTGGCAAGGCGGCGTGCGGCTCCTCGTGTGAGTGGCTagcgctcatggacgaggcggTGTCTGTGATGCTGCAGAATCCATTCGCCGGTGCCCGTGCCCCCCACATTGAGCTCCCGCCAGCAGGCGAACACATCGCGGCGGTGTCCTCATCGGAACGCTTGTCTAGGGTCCATGGCcagtgggtcctccatcccaccaacggctacgggGACGCGAATGCCGCAggtagagccatcaagctagaagacacgagggacgtgttcttccgtgagatcgtgctctcggcgcTGCCTGACGTCACCGGCCgtgagtgcgtggccatggccatgcttaggtgctccacggaggtcgcgttctgccgggttggagtcgacagcgcatggacgctgctcgacaccaaaccGGAGTTCTtcgtggggtccatcgtccactgccaagacaagttcttagCGATCGACTGCACTAGAGAAATCTCCATCTGCAGCAGCAACGCCAccggcgctactccaaccgcgacgctgctgccatcgctgtcgccacctaCGGGGCTCTGCCACCAtagctacctggaatcaaacggtgagctacACATTGTGGGTGCCACGGTGAGCCCATTCCACGAGACAGAGAGTTTCACCTACAGCAGCGCGATCTAg